In Meiothermus ruber DSM 1279, the following proteins share a genomic window:
- a CDS encoding tyrosine-type recombinase/integrase translates to MESATPLKLAEVRGKKTKANSELDAVIRETARLWRKAHLDYDQSKYVVERVRRMLELAPPPARRRVVERLSPEAVSRLLEAAYRLNPRKPVYGLMLKTLFYTGCRVSEFVFLRAQDLHLDGEAPHLYVHKAKKDSVRYVPILPALAQELRVHLAGRTRGYLFESNRHQRYSPRAVQKLIQAAAKEAGLERRVYPHLLRHSVAQILLDRGMPLEQLQKFLGHRDLKTTQIYAESSLEQVGESYRRVLGGRSS, encoded by the coding sequence ATGGAGAGCGCAACCCCCCTCAAGCTGGCTGAAGTGCGCGGTAAGAAAACGAAAGCGAACTCTGAACTGGACGCGGTGATCCGGGAGACCGCCCGGCTCTGGCGCAAGGCCCACCTGGACTACGACCAGAGCAAGTATGTGGTCGAGCGGGTGCGCCGGATGCTGGAGCTCGCCCCGCCCCCGGCTCGCCGCCGGGTGGTGGAGCGGCTCTCCCCCGAAGCGGTGAGCCGCCTGCTGGAAGCGGCGTATCGCCTGAACCCCCGGAAGCCGGTCTACGGCCTGATGTTGAAGACGCTCTTCTACACCGGGTGCCGGGTCAGCGAGTTCGTCTTTCTGCGGGCCCAGGACCTCCACCTCGACGGGGAGGCCCCCCACCTCTACGTCCACAAGGCCAAGAAGGACTCGGTGCGGTACGTGCCGATCCTGCCCGCCCTGGCCCAGGAGCTGCGGGTTCATCTGGCGGGGCGCACCCGGGGCTACCTCTTCGAGTCCAACCGCCACCAGCGCTACTCCCCCCGGGCCGTCCAGAAGCTCATCCAGGCCGCCGCCAAGGAGGCGGGCCTCGAGCGGCGGGTCTACCCGCACCTGCTCAGGCACTCGGTGGCGCAGATCCTTCTCGACCGGGGGATGCCCCTGGAGCAGCTTCAGAAGTTTCTGGGGCACCGGGACCTCAAGACCACCCAGATCTACGCCGAGAGTTCGCTGGAGCAGGTGGGGGAGAGTTATCGGCGGGTGCTGGGTGGGAGGAGTAGCTGA
- a CDS encoding IS5 family transposase (programmed frameshift), which yields MASTRRSYPSDLSDAEWAILEPLIPAPKPGGRPAKVPRREIVSAILYVLENGIKWRAMPHDLPHWSTVYHYFRKWQKEGVWEKVAQVLARRDRERGGRYASPSALVMDSQSVKTSEKGGPRGHDGAKKVKGRKRQILTDTGGRLLKALVHPANEHDKWGGQALLLGMDLSLWPRVRKLFVDWGYRGLREVARGLGLELEVVARPYAGVRGVWVREGEEVPEIPREGGFKPLPKRWVVERTFAWMGRNRRLGKDYEYHPEVTEAWMYLGMIRLLVKRLARAA from the exons GTGGCTTCTACACGGAGATCTTACCCCAGCGACCTGTCGGACGCGGAGTGGGCCATCCTGGAGCCCTTGATCCCTGCCCCCAAGCCCGGTGGCCGACCCGCAAAGGTGCCCAGAAGGGAGATCGTCAGCGCCATACTTTACGTCCTGGAAAACGGCATCAAGTGGCGGGCCATGCCTCACGACTTGCCCCACTGGTCCACGGTCTACCACTACTTCCGCAAGTGGCAGAAGGAAGGGGTTTGGGAGAAGGTAGCTCAGGTTCTGGCCCGTCGTGACCGGGAGCGGGGAGGACGGTATGCCTCCCCGAGTGCCCTGGTCATGGACAGCCAGTCGGTGAAGACGAGTGAAA AAGGGGGGCCCCGGGGACACGACGGGGCGAAGAAGGTCAAAGGGAGGAAGCGGCAGATCCTGACGGACACGGGGGGCCGTCTCTTGAAGGCCTTGGTCCACCCGGCCAATGAGCACGACAAGTGGGGTGGGCAGGCGTTGCTTTTGGGGATGGACCTCTCCTTGTGGCCCCGGGTGCGCAAGCTCTTTGTGGACTGGGGCTACCGGGGTTTGCGGGAGGTGGCTAGGGGGCTGGGACTGGAGCTGGAGGTGGTGGCCCGTCCTTACGCGGGGGTGCGGGGGGTCTGGGTGCGGGAGGGGGAGGAGGTGCCGGAGATCCCGCGGGAGGGTGGGTTCAAGCCCCTGCCCAAGCGGTGGGTGGTGGAGCGGACCTTTGCCTGGATGGGGCGAAACCGACGGCTGGGGAAAGATTACGAGTACCACCCTGAGGTAACGGAAGCCTGGATGTATTTAGGCATGATACGCTTGCTGGTGAAGCGGCTGGCCAGGGCCGCATAA
- a CDS encoding winged helix-turn-helix domain-containing protein, whose translation MRWQVALLSLIAALALPVVGLVTGRVVGDFFLRGDLIGAVGAAFGVLVYALALASSYSHLRHYYRGYEAQGVRASWALALAVEVATFYMSFAYVVIHSPWAFWGSLIGAFVVFWGNFSSMYEARVQTATLRASSSVASFPGDSRVVDKAPAASEEPVVQAQPFRAAVDPVQERSQYEAILETLLSAEAVETKISQVRQSVRAVQTATVPQKARSEPLSEIPTRTEERQQEPTLLLSEGDKEVLRLAAEGPIGPSGISRALGIAKSSAGDRLKKLERMGLLVKRGSSYVPTSHAQASIEGGQALYQGAQAPH comes from the coding sequence ATGCGCTGGCAAGTGGCTTTGCTCTCCCTCATCGCGGCTCTGGCATTGCCGGTGGTTGGACTGGTCACGGGCCGGGTAGTGGGAGATTTCTTCCTCCGTGGAGACCTGATCGGCGCGGTCGGGGCGGCCTTCGGCGTGCTGGTGTACGCCCTGGCGCTGGCCTCCTCCTACTCGCACCTGCGCCACTACTACCGGGGCTATGAGGCCCAGGGGGTGCGGGCCTCGTGGGCGCTGGCCCTCGCGGTCGAGGTTGCGACCTTTTATATGAGCTTTGCGTATGTGGTCATTCACTCCCCGTGGGCCTTCTGGGGCAGCCTGATCGGGGCCTTCGTGGTGTTCTGGGGCAACTTCTCCAGCATGTATGAGGCCCGGGTCCAAACGGCCACACTGCGCGCTTCGTCAAGCGTGGCGTCTTTTCCCGGCGATAGCCGGGTGGTTGACAAAGCCCCTGCAGCGAGCGAGGAGCCTGTAGTCCAGGCACAACCCTTTCGCGCTGCGGTGGATCCGGTGCAGGAGCGTTCGCAGTACGAAGCCATCCTCGAGACGCTCCTCTCAGCGGAGGCTGTGGAAACCAAGATCAGCCAGGTGAGACAGTCGGTGCGGGCAGTCCAAACGGCCACGGTTCCACAGAAAGCCAGGAGCGAACCCCTGTCGGAGATTCCGACCCGCACGGAAGAACGTCAACAGGAACCCACCCTGCTCCTCTCCGAGGGGGATAAGGAAGTACTCCGTCTGGCGGCGGAGGGGCCAATCGGCCCCTCGGGGATCAGCCGGGCGCTGGGGATCGCCAAGAGTTCCGCCGGAGACCGACTTAAGAAGCTGGAGCGCATGGGGCTTCTGGTGAAGCGCGGCTCGAGCTACGTTCCCACGAGTCACGCCCAAGCATCCATTGAGGGAGGACAGGCGCTGTACCAGGGGGCGCAGGCGCCCCACTGA
- a CDS encoding 3'-5' exonuclease, producing the protein MQRHTIFTITALRELQAVPARERDALLSDIDLLARDPRSGRLNLSPLHKYPGFHRLKVGNWRVFCRLDEYVEIHAVRRRSEDTYSLPFNPRTLNTPSELTTPHPDDWDEEDEKLAAGGPPKEQVFPLRPEQLEGWGVPRLYFPQFLSCTSDDDLLALDSVVPAEWVVHVISMLYQPGLDQTQSEAQYVVHSRQELEDYLSGRLSDLLLRLDPEQIHASEWRLEGPTLVRGGPGTGKTVVALYRALAYAQHRPGSRILFATYTTTLAHYAEQLLSRLIEERGLDAEVEVSWVDRLVRQNLKAASWKIAGDSELLDAVRVVLGELRDPFLQGLGPRYLRDEFHDVIQAWDLDHREYLSFARHGRQLPLYPEEREKVWVAYDRWRRLLDQRRLLSWNRARSAARASAQPNYDAVIVDEAQDLPPVALRFLLRLVKHPKGFYLTADANQSLYQQGFSFKAVDQALDMRGRSLLLRRNYRSTRPIHAALAALARHPSLESEDLPEPAHRDGPRPLLVGIAHDKEAGTLRDLIYRLCRQLRVPLSGVSILCPSEARAREVVDILNRLDVPAAWSKGEDLELDQPAVKALTLHSAKGLEFPVVVVLDVNQGTLPRQAAVPAEEVEAYEARDRRLFYVACSRAMQALVVAYDPRWPSPFVRELPPELWEQR; encoded by the coding sequence ATGCAGCGGCACACGATCTTCACTATCACCGCTCTGAGGGAGTTGCAAGCGGTTCCCGCTCGTGAGCGAGATGCCCTGTTGAGCGACATCGACCTACTGGCAAGGGATCCACGCTCGGGGCGGCTCAACCTGAGTCCACTACATAAGTACCCTGGTTTTCATCGATTGAAAGTGGGTAACTGGCGGGTCTTCTGCCGCCTGGATGAGTACGTGGAGATCCACGCGGTTCGCCGGCGTAGCGAGGACACCTACAGTCTGCCCTTTAACCCCCGCACGCTGAACACGCCCAGCGAGCTCACTACGCCACACCCCGATGATTGGGACGAGGAGGACGAAAAGCTCGCCGCAGGAGGCCCGCCGAAGGAGCAGGTCTTCCCGCTACGCCCCGAGCAGCTCGAGGGCTGGGGCGTACCACGACTTTACTTCCCTCAGTTCTTGAGCTGCACTAGCGACGACGACTTGCTTGCACTCGATAGCGTGGTGCCTGCCGAGTGGGTTGTGCACGTGATCAGCATGCTATATCAGCCTGGCCTGGATCAAACGCAGTCCGAGGCGCAGTACGTGGTGCACTCGCGGCAGGAACTGGAGGACTACCTCAGCGGCCGCCTCAGCGACCTACTGCTCCGCCTTGATCCCGAGCAAATTCACGCCTCGGAGTGGCGGCTGGAGGGTCCAACCCTGGTGCGCGGCGGTCCCGGCACCGGAAAGACCGTTGTGGCCCTGTACCGGGCCCTGGCCTACGCCCAGCACCGGCCCGGCTCGCGGATCCTGTTCGCCACCTACACCACCACCCTCGCCCACTACGCCGAGCAGCTGCTCTCACGCCTGATCGAAGAGCGGGGCCTGGACGCTGAGGTCGAGGTTAGCTGGGTGGATAGGCTAGTGCGGCAGAACCTGAAGGCCGCCTCCTGGAAAATTGCTGGCGACTCAGAGTTGCTCGACGCCGTGCGGGTCGTGCTGGGCGAGCTACGGGATCCGTTCCTGCAGGGTTTGGGCCCGCGCTATCTGCGCGATGAGTTCCATGACGTAATTCAGGCCTGGGATCTCGATCACAGGGAGTACCTGAGCTTCGCACGTCATGGGCGGCAGCTCCCGTTATACCCCGAGGAGCGAGAAAAGGTGTGGGTAGCCTACGACCGCTGGCGCAGGTTGCTCGATCAGCGCCGGCTGCTGAGTTGGAACCGGGCCCGGTCGGCAGCACGAGCCAGTGCACAACCGAACTACGATGCGGTAATAGTTGACGAGGCACAGGATCTCCCGCCCGTCGCCCTGCGCTTCCTACTGCGCCTCGTCAAGCACCCGAAGGGCTTCTATCTCACCGCCGACGCTAACCAGAGCCTCTACCAGCAGGGGTTTTCCTTTAAGGCGGTAGATCAAGCGCTCGACATGAGGGGCCGGAGCCTTCTGCTGCGGCGCAATTACCGCTCGACACGGCCTATTCATGCAGCGCTGGCAGCGCTGGCCCGCCATCCCTCACTGGAGTCGGAGGATCTGCCCGAACCAGCCCACCGTGATGGACCCAGGCCGCTGCTGGTGGGGATTGCCCACGACAAGGAGGCCGGCACGCTCCGCGATCTGATCTACCGCCTGTGCAGACAGCTGCGAGTGCCTCTGAGTGGGGTAAGTATCCTTTGCCCGAGCGAAGCCCGCGCGCGTGAGGTGGTTGACATACTCAACCGGTTGGATGTACCCGCCGCCTGGTCAAAGGGAGAGGATCTCGAGTTGGATCAACCAGCGGTCAAGGCGCTGACGCTGCACTCGGCCAAGGGCCTGGAGTTCCCGGTGGTCGTGGTGCTCGACGTCAACCAGGGCACGCTCCCCCGCCAGGCCGCGGTGCCCGCGGAGGAGGTGGAGGCCTACGAGGCCCGTGACCGCCGGCTGTTCTACGTCGCCTGCTCGCGGGCCATGCAAGCCCTGGTGGTCGCCTACGACCCCCGCTGGCCGAGCCCCTTCGTGCGTGAGCTGCCGCCGGAGCTCTGGGAGCAGCGATAG